One genomic region from Podarcis raffonei isolate rPodRaf1 chromosome Z, rPodRaf1.pri, whole genome shotgun sequence encodes:
- the LOC128406225 gene encoding rho GTPase-activating protein 20-like isoform X3 produces the protein MKPLGQRKRSTPVALSKALSMSKHHSGREVICQPVHSDNGLPAGAFGNPNSVFILEEQVQLTAGLQTQERCLFLFSDMLVVAKFKSSSNLKVKKQVHLTKVWTGSCLSEVSEKRFTHETSFVIGWPTTNFVVTYRSPEVKDRWMSTLLWHINEVKQTEYPKSIPMQIVLMDGDHSSSSTAIIVSNVETAEHVIKRTTEKLGLPGRPRDYLLWVIPGRDNNAYPLIGHEQPFSIILSCLEDFMHQPQDTDNRMLLTDYYGNSILDQLPRDRQCQFILKLRHQAPEQLQREKVQKHTKRKKSLIDWALRRSTSTPTGSPVSQSPTTSRKLFGLSLESLCPDGNLPKPIMDILQLLYHEGPTTRGIFRRSANAKTCKELKEKLNSGDDVQVDGESVFVAAGVITDFLRNIPDSVLSSDMHGLWMEAMDKESRAHKIEALKSLVNQLPEANLILLRHLFGVLHHIAQNSTENQMNAYNLALCIAPNMLWLPSPTGPEEESKSTKKVARLVQFLIENSAEIFGGDIATLFQQSEKEKSKSAGAFLGQLNDSSDEMESAPSYQGRANQHYVQEAGGEGLFSPFDGLMLNEDQEDWDLFSEITACYQSKAGHASSNSCDFLREQGSFCSHCPVCSLGPSRNRCSSEPSVCLSSQLSVEDHEPVARQSSCDATIMHSHSDYVRRLQQLQMESQKLIDEGLNPGPSKGKQSFWGAYPSTSMPKKLDPLKSCLSNTSSFSSLSSTTTSASSLSSLESAFSYCSESSTFSPTEASTPSFIFETSTEHHSLSPKMAERSLKEWHKPLTSPLPLGPCNVGACCGRQVDDQEPSCSSRVSSRVFIPVGGPFQEDNWDEERKEAGAAKMFGHTPVKPDFRGHFPNTESPSLPAQQVQREKSVKHIEISRPKASHGGQESLKRTKITVFMAPKTSYPTASPVGQNKEETAKNLQSMKIHIPQTVFYGQNTPLVLQSASRRYHHESVSQSPQVEIPESVPLVEVPGDPAEQEGWHTRAQRSTFGHNLRVFLPTSIRNTVREYFNQESSKEYCMMRAESVESELLRNRAEWLRSQPRPSAPPKKRSGRMFPEETIV, from the exons ATGAAGCCTCTTGGACAGCGGAAGCGCTCAACGCCTGTTGCACTCAGCAAGGCACTCAGCATGTCTAAGCATCACTCCGG CAGGGAAGTAATTTGTCAACCCGTCCATTCAGACAATGGATTACCAGCCGGGGCTTTCGGTAATCCAAATTCCGTTTTCATTTTGGAGGAGCAAGTACAGCTAACTGCAGGCTTACAGACGCAAGAGAGATGTTTGTTCCTCTTCAGCGATATGTTGGTTGTTGCCAAGTTCAA GTCATCCTCCAACTTGAAAGTGAAGAAGCAGGTGCACCTGACTAAGGTGTGgacaggcagctgcctcagtgaAGTGTCGGAGAAAAGATTCACCCATGAGACCTCCTTTGTGATTGGCTGGCCCACCACCAACTTTGTTGTCACTTATAG ATCGCCTGAAGTGAAGGACAGGTGGATGTCAACACTGCTGTG GCACATCAATGAAGTGAAGCAGACTGAGTATCCCAAAAGCATACCCATGCAGATTGTGTTGATGGACGGTGACCACAGCTCCTCT AGCACTGCAATAATCGTCTCCAATGTAGAAACAGCAGAGCATGTCATCAAGAGGACCACTGAGAAGCTGGGACTTCCT GGCCGGCCAAGAGACTATCTCCTTTGGGTAATACCAGGAAGGGACAATAATGCTTACCCACTTATCG GCCATGAGCAACCCTTCAGCATTATTCTCAGCTGCCTCGAAGACTTCATGCACCAGCCACAAGATACTGACAACAGAATGCTGCTCACTGATTATTATGGAAATTCCATCCTGGACCAGCTCCCCAGGGATAGGCAATGCCAGTTCATCCTGAAACTCAGACACCAAGCTCCAGAGCAGCTGCAAAGAG AAAAGGTACAGAAGCACACCAAGAGGAAGAAATCTTTGATCGATTGGGCACTCCGCCGAAGCACCAGCACCCCAACTGGCAGCCCAGTATCACAGTCTCCGACCACCTCGAGGAAGCTTTTTGGCCTGTCCCTGGAATCATTGTGTCCTGATGGAAACCTCCCCAAGCCAATTATG GATATCCTGCAACTCCTGTACCATGAGGGCCCCACCACAAGGGGCATCTTCAGGCGCTCGGCTAATGCCAAGACTTGCAAGGAACTGAAGGAAAAACTCAACTCTGGAGATGATGTCCAGGTGGATGGTGAATCTGTCTTTGTGGCAGCTGGAGTTATTACA GATTTCCTACGCAATATACCTGACAGTGTTCTATCCTCAGACATGCACGGGCTGTGGATGGAAGCCATGGATAAGGAAAGCCGAGCACATAAGATTGAAGCACTCAAAAG cttaGTGAATCAGCTCCCAGAAGCAAACCTCATTTTGCTCAGACACCTATTTGGAGTTTTACATCACATTGCGCAAAATTCGACAGAGAATCAAATGAACGCCTACAACTTGGCCCTCTGCATCGCCCCCAACATGCTGTGGCTTCCCAGCCCAACAGGTCCTGAGGAGGAAAGCAAATCCACAAAGAAG GTGGCCAGGCTGGTGCAGTTCCTGATTGAAAATTCAGCTGAAATTTTTGGAGGGGACATTGCTACACTGTTCCAACAGTCAGAGAAAGAGAAGTCGAAGAGTGCGGGTGCCTTCCTAG GCCAGCTCAATGATTCCTCAGATGAGATGGAAAGTGCTCCCTCCTACCAAGGAAGGGCAAATCAGCATTATGTGCAGGAAGCAGGCGGTGAGGGCCTCTTCAGCCCATTTGATGGACTGATGCTCAATGAAGATCAAGAGGACTGGGATTTGTTTAGCGAGATCACTGCCTGCTATCAGAGCAAAGCTGGGCACGCCAGTTCCAACAGCTGCGACTTCCTGAGAGAGCAGGGATCCTTTTGCTCACACTGCCCAGTCTGCTCACTGGGGCCTTCAAGGAATCGGTGCTCTTCGGAGCCCAGCGTTTGCCTGAGCTCTCAGCTTTCTGTTGAGGACCACGAGCCAGTGGCCCGGCAATCCAGTTGTGATGCCACCATCATGCACAGCCACAGTGATTACGTCCGCAGGCTCCAGCAACTACAGATGGAGAGCCAGAAGCTCATAGATGAAGGGCTGAACCCTGGTCCgagcaaaggaaagcagagtttcTGGGGGGCCTACCCAAGCACCAGCATGCCCAAGAAGCTTGACCCTCTGAAGTCGTGCCTGTCTAACACGTCTAGCTTCTCCAGCCTTTCATCAACCACCACATCTGCCTCctcactgagctccttggagagcgCTTTCTCGTACTGCTCCGAGTCATCTACCTTCAGCCCCACTGAAGCCTCCACCCCGTCGTTCATATTTGAGACGTCTACCGAGCACCACAGCTTGTCCCCTAAGATGGCAGAGAGATCCTTGAAGGAGTGGCACAAGCCCTTGACCTCCCCATTGCCTCTGGGCCCTTGCAATGTGGGCGCTTGCTGCGGGAGACAGGTGGATGACCAAGAGCCAAGCTGCAGCAGCAGAGTGTCATCGAGGGTCTTCATACCCGTAGGTGGCCCGTTTCAGGAGGACAACTGGGACGAAGAGAGGAAAGAGGCAGGAGCTGCTAAAATGTTCGGACACACTCCTGTGAAGCCAGACTTCAGAGGTCATTTCCCTAACACCGAGAGCCCTTCTCTGCCAGCACAGCAAGTGCAAAGGGAGAAATCTGTGAAGCACATTGAGATCAGTCGTCCCAAAGCTTCGCATGGCGGCCAAGAAAGCCTGAAGCGCACCAAGATAACCGTATTCATGGCACCTAAAACGAGCTATCCAACAGCATCTCCTGTAGGGCAAAACAAGGAGGAGACAGCCAAGAATCTGCAGAGCATGAAAATTCATATTCCGCAGACAGTCTTCTACGGGCAAAACACTCCTTTGGTCCTCCAGTCTGCCTCACGGAGATACCACCATGAATCAGTGAGCCAGTCACCCCAGGTGGAGATCCCTGAAAGTGTTCCCCTCGTGGAAGTCCCAGGAGACCCAGCTGAGCAGGAAGGGTGGCATACCAGGGCCCAGCGGAGCACATTCGGCCACAACCTCCGCGTCTTTCTCCCGACCTCCATCCGCAACACCGTCCGGGAGTACTTCAACCAGGAAAGCTCTAAGGAATACTGCATGATGAGAGCAGAATCGGTGGAGAGTGAGCTTCTGCGGAACAGGGCAGAGTGGCTTAGAAGCCAGCCCCGCCCCAGCGCCCCGCCCAAGAAGCGCAGCGGTCGAATGTTTCCAGAAGAAACCATTGTCTAG
- the LOC128406225 gene encoding rho GTPase-activating protein 20-like isoform X2, whose translation MLRLKKMKPLGQRKRSTPVALSKALSMSKHHSGEVICQPVHSDNGLPAGAFGNPNSVFILEEQVQLTAGLQTQERCLFLFSDMLVVAKFKSSSNLKVKKQVHLTKVWTGSCLSEVSEKRFTHETSFVIGWPTTNFVVTYRSPEVKDRWMSTLLWHINEVKQTEYPKSIPMQIVLMDGDHSSSSTAIIVSNVETAEHVIKRTTEKLGLPGRPRDYLLWVIPGRDNNAYPLIGHEQPFSIILSCLEDFMHQPQDTDNRMLLTDYYGNSILDQLPRDRQCQFILKLRHQAPEQLQREKVQKHTKRKKSLIDWALRRSTSTPTGSPVSQSPTTSRKLFGLSLESLCPDGNLPKPIMDILQLLYHEGPTTRGIFRRSANAKTCKELKEKLNSGDDVQVDGESVFVAAGVITDFLRNIPDSVLSSDMHGLWMEAMDKESRAHKIEALKSLVNQLPEANLILLRHLFGVLHHIAQNSTENQMNAYNLALCIAPNMLWLPSPTGPEEESKSTKKVARLVQFLIENSAEIFGGDIATLFQQSEKEKSKSAGAFLGQLNDSSDEMESAPSYQGRANQHYVQEAGGEGLFSPFDGLMLNEDQEDWDLFSEITACYQSKAGHASSNSCDFLREQGSFCSHCPVCSLGPSRNRCSSEPSVCLSSQLSVEDHEPVARQSSCDATIMHSHSDYVRRLQQLQMESQKLIDEGLNPGPSKGKQSFWGAYPSTSMPKKLDPLKSCLSNTSSFSSLSSTTTSASSLSSLESAFSYCSESSTFSPTEASTPSFIFETSTEHHSLSPKMAERSLKEWHKPLTSPLPLGPCNVGACCGRQVDDQEPSCSSRVSSRVFIPVGGPFQEDNWDEERKEAGAAKMFGHTPVKPDFRGHFPNTESPSLPAQQVQREKSVKHIEISRPKASHGGQESLKRTKITVFMAPKTSYPTASPVGQNKEETAKNLQSMKIHIPQTVFYGQNTPLVLQSASRRYHHESVSQSPQVEIPESVPLVEVPGDPAEQEGWHTRAQRSTFGHNLRVFLPTSIRNTVREYFNQESSKEYCMMRAESVESELLRNRAEWLRSQPRPSAPPKKRSGRMFPEETIV comes from the exons AAAATGAAGCCTCTTGGACAGCGGAAGCGCTCAACGCCTGTTGCACTCAGCAAGGCACTCAGCATGTCTAAGCATCACTCCGG GGAAGTAATTTGTCAACCCGTCCATTCAGACAATGGATTACCAGCCGGGGCTTTCGGTAATCCAAATTCCGTTTTCATTTTGGAGGAGCAAGTACAGCTAACTGCAGGCTTACAGACGCAAGAGAGATGTTTGTTCCTCTTCAGCGATATGTTGGTTGTTGCCAAGTTCAA GTCATCCTCCAACTTGAAAGTGAAGAAGCAGGTGCACCTGACTAAGGTGTGgacaggcagctgcctcagtgaAGTGTCGGAGAAAAGATTCACCCATGAGACCTCCTTTGTGATTGGCTGGCCCACCACCAACTTTGTTGTCACTTATAG ATCGCCTGAAGTGAAGGACAGGTGGATGTCAACACTGCTGTG GCACATCAATGAAGTGAAGCAGACTGAGTATCCCAAAAGCATACCCATGCAGATTGTGTTGATGGACGGTGACCACAGCTCCTCT AGCACTGCAATAATCGTCTCCAATGTAGAAACAGCAGAGCATGTCATCAAGAGGACCACTGAGAAGCTGGGACTTCCT GGCCGGCCAAGAGACTATCTCCTTTGGGTAATACCAGGAAGGGACAATAATGCTTACCCACTTATCG GCCATGAGCAACCCTTCAGCATTATTCTCAGCTGCCTCGAAGACTTCATGCACCAGCCACAAGATACTGACAACAGAATGCTGCTCACTGATTATTATGGAAATTCCATCCTGGACCAGCTCCCCAGGGATAGGCAATGCCAGTTCATCCTGAAACTCAGACACCAAGCTCCAGAGCAGCTGCAAAGAG AAAAGGTACAGAAGCACACCAAGAGGAAGAAATCTTTGATCGATTGGGCACTCCGCCGAAGCACCAGCACCCCAACTGGCAGCCCAGTATCACAGTCTCCGACCACCTCGAGGAAGCTTTTTGGCCTGTCCCTGGAATCATTGTGTCCTGATGGAAACCTCCCCAAGCCAATTATG GATATCCTGCAACTCCTGTACCATGAGGGCCCCACCACAAGGGGCATCTTCAGGCGCTCGGCTAATGCCAAGACTTGCAAGGAACTGAAGGAAAAACTCAACTCTGGAGATGATGTCCAGGTGGATGGTGAATCTGTCTTTGTGGCAGCTGGAGTTATTACA GATTTCCTACGCAATATACCTGACAGTGTTCTATCCTCAGACATGCACGGGCTGTGGATGGAAGCCATGGATAAGGAAAGCCGAGCACATAAGATTGAAGCACTCAAAAG cttaGTGAATCAGCTCCCAGAAGCAAACCTCATTTTGCTCAGACACCTATTTGGAGTTTTACATCACATTGCGCAAAATTCGACAGAGAATCAAATGAACGCCTACAACTTGGCCCTCTGCATCGCCCCCAACATGCTGTGGCTTCCCAGCCCAACAGGTCCTGAGGAGGAAAGCAAATCCACAAAGAAG GTGGCCAGGCTGGTGCAGTTCCTGATTGAAAATTCAGCTGAAATTTTTGGAGGGGACATTGCTACACTGTTCCAACAGTCAGAGAAAGAGAAGTCGAAGAGTGCGGGTGCCTTCCTAG GCCAGCTCAATGATTCCTCAGATGAGATGGAAAGTGCTCCCTCCTACCAAGGAAGGGCAAATCAGCATTATGTGCAGGAAGCAGGCGGTGAGGGCCTCTTCAGCCCATTTGATGGACTGATGCTCAATGAAGATCAAGAGGACTGGGATTTGTTTAGCGAGATCACTGCCTGCTATCAGAGCAAAGCTGGGCACGCCAGTTCCAACAGCTGCGACTTCCTGAGAGAGCAGGGATCCTTTTGCTCACACTGCCCAGTCTGCTCACTGGGGCCTTCAAGGAATCGGTGCTCTTCGGAGCCCAGCGTTTGCCTGAGCTCTCAGCTTTCTGTTGAGGACCACGAGCCAGTGGCCCGGCAATCCAGTTGTGATGCCACCATCATGCACAGCCACAGTGATTACGTCCGCAGGCTCCAGCAACTACAGATGGAGAGCCAGAAGCTCATAGATGAAGGGCTGAACCCTGGTCCgagcaaaggaaagcagagtttcTGGGGGGCCTACCCAAGCACCAGCATGCCCAAGAAGCTTGACCCTCTGAAGTCGTGCCTGTCTAACACGTCTAGCTTCTCCAGCCTTTCATCAACCACCACATCTGCCTCctcactgagctccttggagagcgCTTTCTCGTACTGCTCCGAGTCATCTACCTTCAGCCCCACTGAAGCCTCCACCCCGTCGTTCATATTTGAGACGTCTACCGAGCACCACAGCTTGTCCCCTAAGATGGCAGAGAGATCCTTGAAGGAGTGGCACAAGCCCTTGACCTCCCCATTGCCTCTGGGCCCTTGCAATGTGGGCGCTTGCTGCGGGAGACAGGTGGATGACCAAGAGCCAAGCTGCAGCAGCAGAGTGTCATCGAGGGTCTTCATACCCGTAGGTGGCCCGTTTCAGGAGGACAACTGGGACGAAGAGAGGAAAGAGGCAGGAGCTGCTAAAATGTTCGGACACACTCCTGTGAAGCCAGACTTCAGAGGTCATTTCCCTAACACCGAGAGCCCTTCTCTGCCAGCACAGCAAGTGCAAAGGGAGAAATCTGTGAAGCACATTGAGATCAGTCGTCCCAAAGCTTCGCATGGCGGCCAAGAAAGCCTGAAGCGCACCAAGATAACCGTATTCATGGCACCTAAAACGAGCTATCCAACAGCATCTCCTGTAGGGCAAAACAAGGAGGAGACAGCCAAGAATCTGCAGAGCATGAAAATTCATATTCCGCAGACAGTCTTCTACGGGCAAAACACTCCTTTGGTCCTCCAGTCTGCCTCACGGAGATACCACCATGAATCAGTGAGCCAGTCACCCCAGGTGGAGATCCCTGAAAGTGTTCCCCTCGTGGAAGTCCCAGGAGACCCAGCTGAGCAGGAAGGGTGGCATACCAGGGCCCAGCGGAGCACATTCGGCCACAACCTCCGCGTCTTTCTCCCGACCTCCATCCGCAACACCGTCCGGGAGTACTTCAACCAGGAAAGCTCTAAGGAATACTGCATGATGAGAGCAGAATCGGTGGAGAGTGAGCTTCTGCGGAACAGGGCAGAGTGGCTTAGAAGCCAGCCCCGCCCCAGCGCCCCGCCCAAGAAGCGCAGCGGTCGAATGTTTCCAGAAGAAACCATTGTCTAG
- the LOC128406225 gene encoding rho GTPase-activating protein 20-like isoform X1 produces the protein MLRLKKMKPLGQRKRSTPVALSKALSMSKHHSGREVICQPVHSDNGLPAGAFGNPNSVFILEEQVQLTAGLQTQERCLFLFSDMLVVAKFKSSSNLKVKKQVHLTKVWTGSCLSEVSEKRFTHETSFVIGWPTTNFVVTYRSPEVKDRWMSTLLWHINEVKQTEYPKSIPMQIVLMDGDHSSSSTAIIVSNVETAEHVIKRTTEKLGLPGRPRDYLLWVIPGRDNNAYPLIGHEQPFSIILSCLEDFMHQPQDTDNRMLLTDYYGNSILDQLPRDRQCQFILKLRHQAPEQLQREKVQKHTKRKKSLIDWALRRSTSTPTGSPVSQSPTTSRKLFGLSLESLCPDGNLPKPIMDILQLLYHEGPTTRGIFRRSANAKTCKELKEKLNSGDDVQVDGESVFVAAGVITDFLRNIPDSVLSSDMHGLWMEAMDKESRAHKIEALKSLVNQLPEANLILLRHLFGVLHHIAQNSTENQMNAYNLALCIAPNMLWLPSPTGPEEESKSTKKVARLVQFLIENSAEIFGGDIATLFQQSEKEKSKSAGAFLGQLNDSSDEMESAPSYQGRANQHYVQEAGGEGLFSPFDGLMLNEDQEDWDLFSEITACYQSKAGHASSNSCDFLREQGSFCSHCPVCSLGPSRNRCSSEPSVCLSSQLSVEDHEPVARQSSCDATIMHSHSDYVRRLQQLQMESQKLIDEGLNPGPSKGKQSFWGAYPSTSMPKKLDPLKSCLSNTSSFSSLSSTTTSASSLSSLESAFSYCSESSTFSPTEASTPSFIFETSTEHHSLSPKMAERSLKEWHKPLTSPLPLGPCNVGACCGRQVDDQEPSCSSRVSSRVFIPVGGPFQEDNWDEERKEAGAAKMFGHTPVKPDFRGHFPNTESPSLPAQQVQREKSVKHIEISRPKASHGGQESLKRTKITVFMAPKTSYPTASPVGQNKEETAKNLQSMKIHIPQTVFYGQNTPLVLQSASRRYHHESVSQSPQVEIPESVPLVEVPGDPAEQEGWHTRAQRSTFGHNLRVFLPTSIRNTVREYFNQESSKEYCMMRAESVESELLRNRAEWLRSQPRPSAPPKKRSGRMFPEETIV, from the exons AAAATGAAGCCTCTTGGACAGCGGAAGCGCTCAACGCCTGTTGCACTCAGCAAGGCACTCAGCATGTCTAAGCATCACTCCGG CAGGGAAGTAATTTGTCAACCCGTCCATTCAGACAATGGATTACCAGCCGGGGCTTTCGGTAATCCAAATTCCGTTTTCATTTTGGAGGAGCAAGTACAGCTAACTGCAGGCTTACAGACGCAAGAGAGATGTTTGTTCCTCTTCAGCGATATGTTGGTTGTTGCCAAGTTCAA GTCATCCTCCAACTTGAAAGTGAAGAAGCAGGTGCACCTGACTAAGGTGTGgacaggcagctgcctcagtgaAGTGTCGGAGAAAAGATTCACCCATGAGACCTCCTTTGTGATTGGCTGGCCCACCACCAACTTTGTTGTCACTTATAG ATCGCCTGAAGTGAAGGACAGGTGGATGTCAACACTGCTGTG GCACATCAATGAAGTGAAGCAGACTGAGTATCCCAAAAGCATACCCATGCAGATTGTGTTGATGGACGGTGACCACAGCTCCTCT AGCACTGCAATAATCGTCTCCAATGTAGAAACAGCAGAGCATGTCATCAAGAGGACCACTGAGAAGCTGGGACTTCCT GGCCGGCCAAGAGACTATCTCCTTTGGGTAATACCAGGAAGGGACAATAATGCTTACCCACTTATCG GCCATGAGCAACCCTTCAGCATTATTCTCAGCTGCCTCGAAGACTTCATGCACCAGCCACAAGATACTGACAACAGAATGCTGCTCACTGATTATTATGGAAATTCCATCCTGGACCAGCTCCCCAGGGATAGGCAATGCCAGTTCATCCTGAAACTCAGACACCAAGCTCCAGAGCAGCTGCAAAGAG AAAAGGTACAGAAGCACACCAAGAGGAAGAAATCTTTGATCGATTGGGCACTCCGCCGAAGCACCAGCACCCCAACTGGCAGCCCAGTATCACAGTCTCCGACCACCTCGAGGAAGCTTTTTGGCCTGTCCCTGGAATCATTGTGTCCTGATGGAAACCTCCCCAAGCCAATTATG GATATCCTGCAACTCCTGTACCATGAGGGCCCCACCACAAGGGGCATCTTCAGGCGCTCGGCTAATGCCAAGACTTGCAAGGAACTGAAGGAAAAACTCAACTCTGGAGATGATGTCCAGGTGGATGGTGAATCTGTCTTTGTGGCAGCTGGAGTTATTACA GATTTCCTACGCAATATACCTGACAGTGTTCTATCCTCAGACATGCACGGGCTGTGGATGGAAGCCATGGATAAGGAAAGCCGAGCACATAAGATTGAAGCACTCAAAAG cttaGTGAATCAGCTCCCAGAAGCAAACCTCATTTTGCTCAGACACCTATTTGGAGTTTTACATCACATTGCGCAAAATTCGACAGAGAATCAAATGAACGCCTACAACTTGGCCCTCTGCATCGCCCCCAACATGCTGTGGCTTCCCAGCCCAACAGGTCCTGAGGAGGAAAGCAAATCCACAAAGAAG GTGGCCAGGCTGGTGCAGTTCCTGATTGAAAATTCAGCTGAAATTTTTGGAGGGGACATTGCTACACTGTTCCAACAGTCAGAGAAAGAGAAGTCGAAGAGTGCGGGTGCCTTCCTAG GCCAGCTCAATGATTCCTCAGATGAGATGGAAAGTGCTCCCTCCTACCAAGGAAGGGCAAATCAGCATTATGTGCAGGAAGCAGGCGGTGAGGGCCTCTTCAGCCCATTTGATGGACTGATGCTCAATGAAGATCAAGAGGACTGGGATTTGTTTAGCGAGATCACTGCCTGCTATCAGAGCAAAGCTGGGCACGCCAGTTCCAACAGCTGCGACTTCCTGAGAGAGCAGGGATCCTTTTGCTCACACTGCCCAGTCTGCTCACTGGGGCCTTCAAGGAATCGGTGCTCTTCGGAGCCCAGCGTTTGCCTGAGCTCTCAGCTTTCTGTTGAGGACCACGAGCCAGTGGCCCGGCAATCCAGTTGTGATGCCACCATCATGCACAGCCACAGTGATTACGTCCGCAGGCTCCAGCAACTACAGATGGAGAGCCAGAAGCTCATAGATGAAGGGCTGAACCCTGGTCCgagcaaaggaaagcagagtttcTGGGGGGCCTACCCAAGCACCAGCATGCCCAAGAAGCTTGACCCTCTGAAGTCGTGCCTGTCTAACACGTCTAGCTTCTCCAGCCTTTCATCAACCACCACATCTGCCTCctcactgagctccttggagagcgCTTTCTCGTACTGCTCCGAGTCATCTACCTTCAGCCCCACTGAAGCCTCCACCCCGTCGTTCATATTTGAGACGTCTACCGAGCACCACAGCTTGTCCCCTAAGATGGCAGAGAGATCCTTGAAGGAGTGGCACAAGCCCTTGACCTCCCCATTGCCTCTGGGCCCTTGCAATGTGGGCGCTTGCTGCGGGAGACAGGTGGATGACCAAGAGCCAAGCTGCAGCAGCAGAGTGTCATCGAGGGTCTTCATACCCGTAGGTGGCCCGTTTCAGGAGGACAACTGGGACGAAGAGAGGAAAGAGGCAGGAGCTGCTAAAATGTTCGGACACACTCCTGTGAAGCCAGACTTCAGAGGTCATTTCCCTAACACCGAGAGCCCTTCTCTGCCAGCACAGCAAGTGCAAAGGGAGAAATCTGTGAAGCACATTGAGATCAGTCGTCCCAAAGCTTCGCATGGCGGCCAAGAAAGCCTGAAGCGCACCAAGATAACCGTATTCATGGCACCTAAAACGAGCTATCCAACAGCATCTCCTGTAGGGCAAAACAAGGAGGAGACAGCCAAGAATCTGCAGAGCATGAAAATTCATATTCCGCAGACAGTCTTCTACGGGCAAAACACTCCTTTGGTCCTCCAGTCTGCCTCACGGAGATACCACCATGAATCAGTGAGCCAGTCACCCCAGGTGGAGATCCCTGAAAGTGTTCCCCTCGTGGAAGTCCCAGGAGACCCAGCTGAGCAGGAAGGGTGGCATACCAGGGCCCAGCGGAGCACATTCGGCCACAACCTCCGCGTCTTTCTCCCGACCTCCATCCGCAACACCGTCCGGGAGTACTTCAACCAGGAAAGCTCTAAGGAATACTGCATGATGAGAGCAGAATCGGTGGAGAGTGAGCTTCTGCGGAACAGGGCAGAGTGGCTTAGAAGCCAGCCCCGCCCCAGCGCCCCGCCCAAGAAGCGCAGCGGTCGAATGTTTCCAGAAGAAACCATTGTCTAG